DNA sequence from the Paenibacillus azoreducens genome:
GCTAAATGAAAATTGCTTTTTCTCCATGTCCCAATGATACTTTCGTCTTCCATGCTTGGGCGCATGGTTTGATTCCCGGTGCGCCAGAGCTGGACGTCACCTATGCCGATATCGACATCACCAATCATCTGGCCGCACAAGAAAACAGCGATTATGATGTTCTCAAAATCTCTTACGCAGCTCTTCCCTGGGTGTTGGACCGGTATGCTCTTCTCCCGTGCGGCGGCGCGCTCGGCCGCGGCTGCGGCCCGCTTGTGCTTGCAGCAGGAGGCGAAGCTGCTCCGAAAGACGCTTCGGATTTATCCGGACGCCGCATTGCGGTTCCAAGCGAACGCTCGACAGCCTATTTGTTGTTCCGGCTGTGGGCCGCCCAGAAAGTTCCGGGCGGTGTAGGCGAGATTGTCGTCATGCCGTTCGATCAAATCATGCCTGCGGTCCG
Encoded proteins:
- a CDS encoding 1,4-dihydroxy-6-naphthoate synthase, translating into MKIAFSPCPNDTFVFHAWAHGLIPGAPELDVTYADIDITNHLAAQENSDYDVLKISYAALPWVLDRYALLPCGGALGRGCGPLVLAAGGEAAPKDASDLSGRRIAVPSERSTAYLLFRLWAAQKVPGGVGEIVVMPFDQIMPAVRDGQIDAGLVIHEARFTYQNYGLTLMADLGSWWEQDTGLPIPLGAIIAKRTLDPKAISEWARASVEYAWAHPEASREYVLNHAQEMDPKVADAHIGLYVNGFTANLGEDGYAAISSLLIRAADEGLVPRFDPQALMLP